CAGAAAGTTCACACCAAGGTCAGACCTTATGAGTGTAATCAGTGTGGTAAATCCTTCAGCCGAAGCTCTGCTCTCATTCAGCACTGgagagttcacactggagaaagaccATATGAATGCAGTGAATGTGGAAGAGCTTTTAATAATAACTCCAACCTTGCTCAGCACCAGAAAGTTCACACTGGAGAACGGCCTTTtgagtgcagtgaatgtggaagAGACTTTAGCCAAAGCTCCCATCTCCTTCGACATCAGAAAGTTCACACTGGAGAACGGCCTTTTGAATGCAGTGAATGTGGTAAAGCCTTCGGCAATAGCTCCACCCTCATCCAGCACCAGAAAGTACATACTGGGCAAAGGCCTTATGAGTGCAGCGAATGTAGGAAATCCTTCAGCCGCAGCTCCAGCCTGATTCAGCACtggagaattcacactggagaaaggccttatgaATGTAGtgagtgtgggaaagccttcactCATAGTTCTAGTCTCATTGAACACTGGAGAGTTCACACAAAAGAAAAGCCTTATGAGtgcaatgaatgtgggaaatTCTTTAGCCAAAACTCCATTCTCATTAAGCATCAGAAagttcatactggagaaaagCCTTATaagtgcagtgaatgtgggaaattCTTTACCCGAAAATCTAGCCTTATTTGTCACTGgagagttcacactggagaaaggccttatgaATGCAGAGAATGTGGAAGAGCCTTCAGCAATAACTCCCACCTGGTTCGTCATCAGAGAGTTCACACAAAAGAAAGGCCCTATGAGTGCATCCAGTGTGGAAAAGCCTTTAGTGAAAGATCTACACTTGTTCGGCACCAGAAAGCTCATACCAGAGAAAGGATTTATAAGTGTAGCCAGTGTGGGAAAGTCTTCGGCCATCTTTGTAACCTTGCTCAGCATAGAAAGATTCATACCTGAGTGGAGCCTTATGGGAGTGGTCTTTATGAGAAAATCTTCAGCCAAGTCAAACTTCTGCAGTAAAATCCCCATATTAGAATTTATCTGTGTGTACTCCTAATGTGGAAAAGTGTTTAGAAGCTACTCTGTTCTTTCTCACCAGCCCAGAAaactttgcagggccatttcaccCATGGAGCATAAGGCAGAAGCCATAGCCACTTTCCATCTTGCCTGGATCCAAAAATTTGCAGCAGTCCTGTCCTCATGCATGGGAAAACAGATCCCTGAGCCTCCCTTACCGTGTCCTGAAGGGATTCAGGATGGTCCTCAGCTCACTAAAGTGGTTTGATTCCCATTGCCTCTGAGAGGGTTAGGCACTGAACTGAACCCATGCTGGTCAAGGAGCCTTGAGGGAAATCTAATTTGAGCTCAGGAAGAAATCAAGTCTGTGTTTAACCCCTAAGATTGTCCATTGAGACCACAAATCGCCCCCCACCGGAATAACCTACCTTGTCGGCACTATAATGTGTGATAATAAAGACCTTATTGACGAGGTCACCTTTTAGTCTTAGGGATTCTGTTGGAGTAGGTTGAGAAAATGAATGGATAGAGTCGGGGCACGAAATCTGCCTAAGGGCACAGTAGAAGAGCAGGTAGTTGCCCTGTCCTGTTGTAGCCTATTTCACATTGCTATGTGAAGGACTGGGAAAGACTGAAAGGCTCTGGACCGAACATAGTGGCCTATGTTTCAGAGTTACCTTAGGGCCCAGAGCTTACcctgaggaaaaataaatgtctacAACACTAAAATAGTCACAGGGTCACCAAGGCAAAacctagagggaaaaaaaatttaaaaatagaagaagaaaaaaaaaaaaccaggccgggcgcggtggctcaagcctgtaatcccagcactttgggaggccgaggcgggtggatcacgaggtcgagagatcgagaccatcctggtcaacatggtgaaaccctgtctctactaataatacaaaaaaaaaaaactagctgggcgtggtggcacgtgcctgtaatcccagctactcaggaggctgaggcaggagaattgcctgagcccaggaggcggaggttgcggtgagccgagatcgcgccattgcactccagcctgggtaacaacagcgaaactccgtctcaaaaaaaaaaaaagaaaaaaaaaaacctagagggGCCCAGGGAGTACTCCATGTGCATAGAGAAACACTGGATGTGAGGTAATAAATAGGGATTTGGGGAGACTGTAGTAAACTAGGGCACATGCTATCCTGGACAAAGGAATAGCCATAGTTCCCCATCAACTGTGACTGCAGGGTGAGGGTGTGCAGAACAACTCCAGAGCTGCAGACCTTCATATTTGCCAAGTTAAAGTTTCTGCCACAGTTAAAACAGATAAATGCAATTTTGTGTGCATTCACTTCACTTCTCTTGAACTGTATCTTGGCACCCATGACTCCCCAGGTAGGAACTGGGGACTGAGAAAAGTGACAGCCTATAGTCCAGGAAAGTGGTTTTTATAGTCTGGCCAGGGTTTCTGGTCAATAACACACACTTCGTGGTTTCACAGTCTTGCTGGCCAACAGAGTGGGCACAGGCAGATGGGGGTATTTAACACAGTTGACAGATCTGGTATTTTAGAAAAAGCTTGAGATCCAGAACCTTGTAGAATATGGTGCTTGGcacctatttttaaaagcttatttacCATGTAATTTCAGCATAATCTACATGTGAGCTGTTGCTGTTTCCCTGACCTCCCTCATACAAGGAAGTACTCATGAGAGCATTGGCTGGGATGTGAATAGGAGTCCCCATAAGGGAGagatctggccaggtgcagtggtgcacacctacagtcccagccacttgagaggttgaggcaggaggatctcttgagcgcaggagtttgcgtccacctgggcaacatggcaaggccccatctctaaaaaagaaaagagtgggctgggtgcagtggctcaagcctgtaatcccagcactttgggaggctgaggcgggcagatcatgaggtcaggagatcaaggccatcctggccaacatgttgaaaccccatctctactaaaaatacaaaaaacaaaattagctgggtgtggtggcgcacgcctgtagtcccagctactcaggaggctgaggcaggagaattgcttgaactcaggaggcggagactgcagtgagccgagattgtgccactgcactacagcctgggagacagtgcgaGAGcccgtctcccaaaaaaaaaaaaaaaaaaagcaaagggtaGCCTGGGCTCACATCATTGAACAACAGTTTCAGTAGCCACTGCTGCTGCCAATTTGTCCTAGATCCCTCTCTGTTCTCCCTGCCCATGTGAATGTCACTGAACAGGCTCAGCAGTGGGGTGTGTGACAGGGCCAGTACTCCATGACTGGTCATTCCTCACCCTGACCATGGCACCCTTAGCCTGCCAAAGATTGTACTCCTGGCTGAATGTTAGGCAGGATACTCCAGAGAGAAACCCCACACAGGAGTGGTTCAAACCTTCAACAACATTAATGGTGGAGATGTGACACGGCTCACAGTCTGAATTGTAAAGAGCACTTTTCATGCACAGCAGAACTCACAAGTGAGAGGACTCTAGGGCCAGGCATTTGTGAAGACTTTCCAGGGTAACTATCCCCTTTCCAGCACTGGAGTACCAGAATAATGAGAAGCTCAAAAGAATGtggaaggccgggcacggtggctcatgcctgtaaccccagcactttgggaggccgaggcaggtggatcatgaggtcaagagatcgagaccattctggtcaacatggtgaaaccctgtctctaataaaaatacaaaaattaggccgggtgcagtggctcaggcctgtaatcccagcactttgggaggccgagatgggtggatcacgaggtcaagagatcgagaccatcctggtcaacatggtgaaacccccgtctctactaaaaaatccaaaaaaaattagctgggcatggtggcgcgtgcctgtaatcccagctactcaggaggctgaggcaggagaattccctgaacccaggaggcagaggttgcggtgagccgagatcacgccattgcactccagcctgggtaacaagagggaaactccgtctaaaaaaaaaaaaaagaatgtggaaatGCCTTCCTTTCTCCATCACCAGAGCACCCATGGCACAGGGAAGCCATTAAGAGCTGAGTAGGAAGATGTTGCCACACAGCTCCAACATCAGTTAACACTGGGCAGGCCACGAGAAAGAAGCCCTTCAAGAGCACTGGCTACGGGGAGCCTCCATGAAGACTTCAGCCCTCTTTAACCACCTAAGAACCCACACTGAAGACTCTTGAAACACTTGGTATGAAGAAAGACACTCAAGAAGAAATCAATCCTTATCCATAACCAAAAATTCACATTAGAGAAAACCCCTGCATGTAAGGAATACAGGATGGTCTTCAGTCACCTCTCCTATGTGAGAAACCAATATAAAATGCCTATGGGAAAAAGGCATTACAAGTGCAGTGAAAATGGGAAAGCCTTGAGCTATAGACACCCCCTTTCAAGAAGAATCACCAGAGAATTCACAACAGAGTTACGGAAAACAAATGTGGGAAAGCCACAGCTCCCAGAATCTTAGGCAGCACTCTATTACTGCTGCCTAAGAGTAACAGGTAACTAATATAGATTAGTAATAGGTAACTAATACAGAAAGGTTTCTCTTCATGGACTTTTTTTTGCATCTACATGTGACACTTGGGAATGATTTGTTTAGTCTCAATGACCCAGACCTAGATCTGCCTGTCTCTGAGATAACAAAGGCCTTGATGATTAGCCGCTTGCCTCAGAGGTGGTGAGGTGAGTTTAAAGACTTTTTACGGGGGGCACTAAGTGAGTGTCTGATTGGGCTGAAAGAGCTCTCAGTCCAGATTTGGTTGAATTTGCCTTGTTGCCCTAAGGCCTCCTGTGAAAGACTGACAGGCTCTGTGGACTGAATCTTGTAGTCCGGACACTAAGAGTCACTGTGGGGCCAGACAGAGCTAGCTCTGAAAAATGGGGTGCTTTCTTTGAGAACCTCCAACAGCAAAAGTCTGGTCCTCTGTTCCCAGTGCATGTCCTACTTTATTAGCTATGTGCCCCAGGACCTGCCCCTGGTCATGACTCATGAAATATAGAACTCAGTAGGCAGGTATAACTGGTTCACACCTGCCAGGGCTATGTGGAAATTATCATTGGTACAAAACTCTAGGTGTGGAGAACACTGGTAAACAAGAAGGGACATGTCTGTTCTAAAGGCACATTAGAAAATGGCCAAGTGACATAAGGGTATATACAACGTCTCAGGACATGCAGACCTACCTGTCACTCCTAACTGAAATCCAGATAAATGCTTTGTGGATTCCTGTGGACTCTGGGCTGTTCATCTCATGGCCATCAGTGCATAGGTAGGAACCTCaagacagagaagacagaaatcatGGTCTAGAGTGGCTTATGTTAGTAGCCAGGGTTTCTAGAGAGTCACATGGCCAGGGCCTTCAAAATTCCACTTACGGCTGAAGAGGTCTGCCTCTCTTAAGGTGTGGGGAAACAATATGGTGGAGTCTTCCTGGTTTTGCAAGAAGAGccaaatatttggatttttatgtGGCATCTGATTTCATAAATGTTGAAAATCATTTCCAAAAACATTTCAATACAAACTCAGTTCACCAAAACTATAAGTTGGCTTTGTATATTTCCCTGGGTCCTCCTGAGGCCTAGGGGAGAAAAGACCAGAAATCCCCTGACATGAAGCTCTTTGGCCTGTGGTGTCCATCCATGCTATATGACAGGAGGCCACTGCAGCTGCCACCTCTCTCGGAGGCCCCTGAGGGGATGGATAATGATAACTACGTCATGAGCAGAAGCCACAACAGTTCTGCAGACAGCAGAGCTTACAGCAGGGCTTCTCAAGTACTCCCCAGCACAGTGAGGTGTCTGGGGGATCCCTACGCTGCTCAGGCTTGCCTTCCTGAGTATAATGTCTCCAATACGGAAGACTCATGTGGGATCAGAATTAAAGGCCAGCTGAGTCACATGGGGGCTTCTAAGCAAATAAAGTTAGGGTAGATACGTCATCAGAGCTCAATCCTCTCTGTGACTGGCCAAGATTAGATCTCATAAAGTGGTGCTGGGCATGACAGTAGCATGCCtgttcccagctatttgggagactgaggcaggaggatcactggatccCAGGACTTAAAGACTGCCATGAGCTAGCTACGtttgcaccaccgtactccagcctgagcaacagaatgagaccttgtctctaaaaaaggaaaaataaaacggTTCCCAATATATGAGTAGAGTCCTATGTATTTCTGCTGAACCTGCCTTCTGATCTCCCACTGGGGCTCAGTGTACAGCAGCCAACCTGTTAGGGGAAGGGAGATGTTTGCCAATAATGCCAGAATATTCCAGGCAAAGTCCTGACGGCTCTGACCTTTGAGCTGTGAGGTTACCAGCTTTTGTGGGATTCAGTGCTTCCATTGCTTTCAGACTATGCTCAACCCAAAAGGCAGTTGTCTTCCACCTGCTGAGGCAGTATACTGTCTaccccaggcatccccaaactgccgccccctgaggccatttatccagccccccgccgaacttcaggaaggggcacctctttcattggtggtcagtgagaggagcacagtatgtggcggccctccaatggtctgacggacagtgaactggtcccctgtgtaaaaagtttggggacgcctggtctacccTGTTATTTTACACTCTGCTGTAGCCAATGGTAGTCCTATTCTGGGATCTACTGAGCAGTTCCTTGCCCCTGGGCCTTTGCTTGTGCCCTCCCACATTGGTGACACCCCTGAAAGGCTCGTCAACCTCTCCAATCATACCTCCAGATCAGCTGCAATCTCTCCTCCATGCTAGTCTTGGCATCTGTCTCCTCTTTGATGCCTGTGTTGATTCCCTCATCTCCAACTCCCAAGCTTTGTGTGAATTATCCAGAATATGGGGGCTGTGAAATCTGAAGAGTAGTAGATTAAGGCCAAGGGTGCCAAAACACTCAGTAACCCTTCCGGCTTGGTTCAACTTGGACTCCTACTGCTAATGAATTATGTGATCTTGAACACAGACTCCTAAGCTTCAGTTGTCTCATCTATAAAATCCATGAAATCTGTGCTCACAGTGCCTACCAGAACTTGACAACGCTAATGTAAAGCTCCTGACACAGAAAGCTCCCCATCAATATGAAGCACTTTATATCTGAGTGGGAATTACTACATTTACCTCAGGCCACACC
This genomic interval from Saimiri boliviensis isolate mSaiBol1 chromosome 14, mSaiBol1.pri, whole genome shotgun sequence contains the following:
- the ZNF132 gene encoding zinc finger protein 132 isoform X2, which translates into the protein MCGSFLKDVLHLPEHQGTYSEEKLYSCGACGREFWLSAYLHQHQEYSRGKPFRWYKDREALMKSSEVHLSENPLTCREGGKAILVSRDLLQLQAVDSRRKPYSNLGQIPELCTTQKLFKCSNCGKAFLKSSTLLNHLRTHSEEITFRCPTGGNFLEEKSTLGNQKLHTGEIAHVCKECGKAFGHPSKLRKHQKLHTEVKYECTESARTFNHKLTFVHHQRIHPGERHYECSQCGKAFNSRSHLIRHEKVHTGERPFECLKCGRAFSQSSNFLRHQKVHTKVRPYECNQCGKSFSRSSALIQHWRVHTGERPYECSECGRAFNNNSNLAQHQKVHTGERPFECSECGRDFSQSSHLLRHQKVHTGERPFECSECGKAFGNSSTLIQHQKVHTGQRPYECSECRKSFSRSSSLIQHWRIHTGERPYECSECGKAFTHSSSLIEHWRVHTKEKPYECNECGKFFSQNSILIKHQKVHTGEKPYKCSECGKFFTRKSSLICHWRVHTGERPYECRECGRAFSNNSHLVRHQRVHTKERPYECIQCGKAFSERSTLVRHQKAHTRERIYKCSQCGKVFGHLCNLAQHRKIHT